GCCCTGGACGCCCTGACGCGCGACCAGATGAACGTCGAACTGCAGCGCATCTGGATGAACATCGGCAACACCGTGCTGTTCGTCACCCACGGCATTGCCGAAGCCGTGTTCCTGGGCGATGCGGTGATGGTGTTTTCGCCGCGCCCGGGGCGCGTGGTCGAGACCATCGCCATCGACCTGCCGCGCCCGCGTCCGCTGGCCCTGCGCGAAACCCCCGAGTTCGGCCGCTACGTCAGCCATATCCGCGGCCTGTTCCAGCAGATGGGGCTGATCGATGAAGGAGTGCGCACCGCATGAGCCGCGTATCCCGGCAACTATTGCATGGCGCGGCCGGGCTGGCCTCGCTGCTGTTGTTCCTGGCGCTGTGGGAAGTGCTGGCGCGCGCGCTGCACGTGCGCCCCATCATGCTGCCGCTGCCGTCGCAGATCGGCGCCGAACTGGCGGCCGACTGGCGCTGGTACGCCGGGCATGCCTGGTACACCCTGCTGACCACGCTGGGCGGGTTCGCCGCCGCCGTGGTGGGCGGCGTGCTGACCGCGGTGCTGCTGGTGGGCTCGCGCTGGTTCGAAAGCATCTGCTATCCGCTGATCGTGGCGCTGAACAGCGTGCCCAAGGTGGCGGTGGCGCCGCTGTTCGTGATCTGGCTGGGCACCGGCGCCGAGCCCAAGATCGCCATCGCGTTCCTGATCGCGGTGTTCGCCATCGTGGTCGACACCGTGCATGGTCTGAAATCGGTGCCGCAGGACATCCTGGACCTGGGCCGGGTGCTGAAGGGATCGCGGCGCGATTTCTTCTTCAAGGTGCGGCCGCCCGCGGCGCTGCCGTCCATCGTCACCGGCATGAAGGTGGCCATTTCGCTGGCGCTGGTGGGCGCCATCGTGGGCGAGTTCGTGTCGTCGCAGCGCGGCCTGGGCTACGTCATCATGAGCGCGCAGGGCACGTTCGATACGGTGCGCGTCTTCGGCGCGCTGTTCGTGCTGGCGCTGATGGGCATGGCGCTGTTCGGGCTGCTGGCCTGGGTCGAGCGCAAGGCCACGCCCTGGCGCCGCCACGACGCCGGGCATTGAAAATCACAAGGGGAATCGCATGCATGCATTGCTGGCCGTATCGCGCGGCATAGACGCGCTGAATCTGCGGGTTGGCCGGGCTGTCACGTGGATCACGCTGCTGGTGGTGCTGGTCAGCGCCGGCAACGCGGTGGTCCGCAAGGTGTTCGAGATGAGCTCGAACGCGTGGCTGGAGCTGCAGTGGTACATGTTTGGTGCCATGTTCCTGCTGACGGCGGGCTATACCCTGCTCAAGAACGAACACGTGCGGGTCGACATCCTGTCGTCGCGGCTGTCCAAGCGCAAGCAGATCTACATCGAGNTCAACGTGACCAATCGTACCCACGTTCACGTGCGGCTTGGTACGTTCAAACTTGCCTTTTGCCATGATCTCTATCCTTTGACTTTCAAGGAAACTGGGATGATTTGCCGCGCCCCCGGATCACGGAGACGCGGCGACGGTTATTTACTTGGCCCGAGCGGCGATGACTTCGTCAGCGACGTTCTTGGGGGCCTCGGAGTAATGCTTGAATTCCATCGTGTACGTGGCACGACCTTGCGTCAGCGAGCGCAGGTTGGTGGCGTAACCGAACATCTCGGCCAGGGGAACCTCGGCCTTGATGGTCTTGCCGCCGCCGACCATGTCTTCCATGCCCTGCACCATGCCGCGCCGCGAGGACAGATCGCCCATCACGGTACCAGCGTAGTCTTCGGGCGTTTCGACTTCAACGGCCATCATGGGCTCGAGCAGCACGGGGCTGGCCTTGCGCATGCCGTCCTTGAAGGCCATCGAAGCGGCCATCTTGAACGCGTTTTCGTTCGAGTCGACGTCGTGGTACGAACCGAAGAACAGCGTAGCCTTGACGTCCACGACCGGGTAACCGGCCAGGATGCCGGCAGGCAGGGTTTCCTGGATGCCCTTGTCGACCGCGGGGATGTACTCGCGCGGCACCACGCCGCCCTTGATGGCATCCACGAATTCGTAGCCGCCGCCCGGCTCGAGCGGTTCGAGCTTGAGCACCACGTGGCCGTACTGGCCGCGGCCGCCCGACTGCTTGACGAACTTGCCTTCGACTTCTTCGCAGGTCTTGCGGATGGTTTCGCGGTAGGCCACTTGCGGCTTGCCGACGTTGGCTTCCACGCCGAACTCGCGCTTCATGCGGTCGACCAGGATTTCCAGGTGCAGCTCGCCCATGCCCGAGATGATGGTCTGGCCGGACTCTTCGTCGCTGCGCACGCGGAACGACGGGTCTTCCTGGGCCAGGCGCGACAGGGCCAGGCCCATCTTTTCCTGGTCGGCCTTCGACTTGGGCTCGACGGCCTGCGAAATCACGGGCTCGGGGAACTCCATGCGCTCGAGCAGGATGTGCGAATCCACATCGCACAGCGTTTCGCCGGTGGTGACGTCTTTCAGGCCCACCACGGCGGCGATGTCGCCCGCCAGAACTTCCTTGATTTCTTCGCGGTTGTTGGCGTGCATCTGCAGCAGACGGCCCACGCGCTCTTTCTTGCCCTTGATGGGGTTGTAGACGGTGTCGCCCGACTTCAGGACGCCCGAATACACGCGCACGAACGTGAGCTGGCCCACGAAGGGGTCGCTCATCAGCTTGAACGCCAGCGCCGACATCTTTTCGCTGTCGTCGGCCTTGCGCGAGATCTCGTTGCCTTCGTCATCCTGGCCAGCCACCGGCGGGATGTCGATCGGCGAGGGCAGGTAGTCGATGACCGCGTCCAGCATGCGCTGCACGCCCTTGTTCTTGAAGGCGGTACCGCACAGCATGGGCTGGATCTCGCCGGCGATGGTGCGCTGGCGGATCGCGGTGTTGATCTCGGCTTCGTCGAGCGAACCCGTTTCGAGGTACTTGTTCATCAGTTCCTCGGTGGATTCGGCGGCGGCCTCGACCAGCTTTTCATGCCATTCGTTGGCAGCGCCTTCGAGCTCGGCCGGGATGTCGACGTAGTCGAACTTGGTGCCCTGGCTGGCTTCGTCCCAGATGATGGCTTTCATCTTGACCAGGTCGATGACGCCCTTGAAGGCGTCTTCGGCGCCGATCGGGATCACGATGGGCACGGGGTTGGCGCGCAGGCGCGTCTTCAGTTGGTCGTAGACCTTGAAGAAGTTGGCGCCGGTACGGTCCATCTTGTTGACGAAGGCCAGGCGCGGCACGCCGTACTTGTTGGCCTGGCGCCACACGGTTTCGGACTGCGGCTGAACGCCGCCCACGGCGCAATACACCATGCAGGCGCCGTCGAGCACGCGCATGGAACGTTCGACTTCGATGGTGAAGTCCACGTGTCCCGGGGTGTCGATGATGTTGATGCGGTGTTCGGGATAGTTGCCGGCCATGCCGCGCCAAAACGCCGTCGTGGCGGCCGACGTGATGGTGATGCCGCGCTCTTGCTCTTGCTCCATCCAGTCCATGGTGGCTGCGCCATCATGCACTTCGCCAATCTTGTGGTTGACGCCGGTGTAGAACAGGATGCGTTCGGTCGTGGTGGTTTTCCCTGCATCGATGTGCGCAGAGATACCAATGTTGCGATAGCGCTCGATCGGGGTTTTGCGGGCCATGGTGGGTTGATCCTTAAATTACCAGCGGAAATGGCTGAAGGCCTTGTTGGCCTCGGCCATCTTGTGCGTGTCTTCGCGTTTCTTCATCGCGGCGCCGCGGCCTTCCGAGGCGTCGATCAGTTCGCCAGCCAGGCGCAGATCCATCGATTTTTCGCCGCGCTTCTTGGCGGCTTCGCGCAGCCAGCGCATGGCCAAGGCCAGGCGGCGCACGGGGCGCACTTCAACCGGCACTTGGTAGTTGGCACCGCCCACGCGGCGGCTTTTCACTTCGACGATCGGCTTGATGTTGTTGATCGCCAGGCTGAAAACTTCGATCGGCTCTTTGCCGGTCTTGGTTTGCACTTGCTCGAGCGCGCCATAGACGATGCGCTCGGCGACGGCCTTCTTGCCGTCCAGCATGACGACGTTCATGAACTTGGCGAGCTCGACGCTGCCGAACTTGGGATCGGGCAGGATCTCGCGCTTGGGTACTTCGCGACGACGGGGCATGTTGCTTCCTTGTGTCAGTTCAGTTGAACCGCGCCACCTGGCACGGCCACGGCCGCCCATCGGGACGGCCCCTTACGTACCGCGCACTGCTTCTTGAAGAAGGCCGACGCGGTCGCACTGTAGCCGCGCGGATGCGCGGCCGGGTACTGCAAAACTACGGTTGAAGCGCCTATCAGGCCTTCTTCGGGCGCTTGGCGCCGTACTTCGAGCGAGCCTGCTTGCGGTCTTTCACGCCTTGCAGGTCGAGCGAGCCACGCACGATGTGGTAGCGCACACCCGGAAGGTCTTTCACACGGCCGCCGCGCACCAGCACCACCGAGTGCTCTTGCAGGTTGTGGCCTTCGCCGCCAATGTACGAAATGACTTCGTAGCCATTGGTGAGGCGCACCTTGGCGACCTTGCGCAGGGCGGAGTTCGGCTTCTTGGGGGTGGTGGTGTACACGCGGGTGCACACGCCGCGACGCTGCGGGCAGTTTTCGAGCGCGGGGCTCTTGCTCTTGATGACGCTGACTTCGCGCGGCTTGCGCACGAGCTGGCTAATGGTAGGCATGACCTTTTAAATCCCTTTTACGTACCACTGGTAAGTACTTTATGTACTCGTGTCCCTGGTGGATTGCCCTGGCATGGGCCGGTACACCAGCGAGAGGCAGTTCACGCAAAACCGCCTCAAACGTTCCTTACGTAAAAGAGCGGGTCTTGCAGACAAAAACGCACAAAGACCGGCAGCCTGCGGGCCATACAGGGCTTACAACACCCCGCAACGCCCATTTTGGCTGGCTTCTTTATGCGCAAATAAAGCAGTAAGCCCGTCAGCATACCCCAGAACCCCGGGCATGTCAAAGCCGGATCAGGGCACGGACTCAGGCCGACGCGCCTGCCGCCGGGCGCTACTGGTTGGCGAACAGGTAGCCGCTGCCGTACACCGTGCGGATGGGCAGGATGACGCCGGCCACTTCGGCCTTGCGGCGCAAGCGGCTGACGATGACGTCGATGCTGCGCGCCCCGCCGGTGCGGCCCGCGTTGCTGTCGGCCTCGAGCTGCTGGTTGAGCTCGGCGCGGCCGACCGCGCGTCCGGTTACATCAAGTAACGTCCGTACCACCAGGCGCTCGTTGGCCGACAGCGAAATCGCCACCCCGGACGGCGACATCAGCGTCCAGCTCTGGTCGCGCAATTCCCAGCGGCCGGCCGTGTCGGCAACGCTTTCGGCGTTATCGGCTTCTGCGGGCATGCGTCCCGGCAGGCGGCGCGCCAACGCCAGCAGCACGCAGGCCAGTTCGCGGTTGTCGACCGGATCGGGCAGGCAGATGTCGGCCCCGCTTTGCAGGCAGCGCAGACGGCTTTCGACGCCGAGCGCCGCGCCGATCACGACGATGCCCAATGCCGGCGAGGCGCGCAGGCGCGACAGCAGCGCATAGCCGATCTCGCCGAGTTCTCCGATATCGAGCACCACGGCATCGTATTGGTCGTCGCCGAGCAGCTTGAACAGCTCGAGCGGCGTGCCGCAGCCGTCTGCGGCGATGCCTGCCTGCAACATCGTCGTGACCGAGTGTCCACGGATTGTTGCGTCGGGCACCATGATGAGTACTTTTAATTGCTTCATAGCATTGTCCCGGAAGCTATCGCCTGGTGCGCAACGCCTTGAGCTGCGGGCATTTCACGCGGCGACATATCTGAGACAGTGTGACGTCGTCTTGCACGAAGTCGTAGTCAATCTTTGTCAACTTGACATTGTTTGACGTTCACAATGTTGCGGGATTCAAGAACTCGCAACTGCGAGTTATTATCGCAGTGCAGTATCGCCTCGCAGGCCTCGCGCCAGCCTGAATTCTGGGGCGGCAAGCGCACTATTCAAATAAAGAATTCACTATGCAGATAGCCTCGCTGGAAGACGACCTTGACCAGGC
This genomic window from Bordetella petrii contains:
- the rpsL gene encoding 30S ribosomal protein S12; the encoded protein is MPTISQLVRKPREVSVIKSKSPALENCPQRRGVCTRVYTTTPKKPNSALRKVAKVRLTNGYEVISYIGGEGHNLQEHSVVLVRGGRVKDLPGVRYHIVRGSLDLQGVKDRKQARSKYGAKRPKKA
- the fusA gene encoding elongation factor G, with product MARKTPIERYRNIGISAHIDAGKTTTTERILFYTGVNHKIGEVHDGAATMDWMEQEQERGITITSAATTAFWRGMAGNYPEHRINIIDTPGHVDFTIEVERSMRVLDGACMVYCAVGGVQPQSETVWRQANKYGVPRLAFVNKMDRTGANFFKVYDQLKTRLRANPVPIVIPIGAEDAFKGVIDLVKMKAIIWDEASQGTKFDYVDIPAELEGAANEWHEKLVEAAAESTEELMNKYLETGSLDEAEINTAIRQRTIAGEIQPMLCGTAFKNKGVQRMLDAVIDYLPSPIDIPPVAGQDDEGNEISRKADDSEKMSALAFKLMSDPFVGQLTFVRVYSGVLKSGDTVYNPIKGKKERVGRLLQMHANNREEIKEVLAGDIAAVVGLKDVTTGETLCDVDSHILLERMEFPEPVISQAVEPKSKADQEKMGLALSRLAQEDPSFRVRSDEESGQTIISGMGELHLEILVDRMKREFGVEANVGKPQVAYRETIRKTCEEVEGKFVKQSGGRGQYGHVVLKLEPLEPGGGYEFVDAIKGGVVPREYIPAVDKGIQETLPAGILAGYPVVDVKATLFFGSYHDVDSNENAFKMAASMAFKDGMRKASPVLLEPMMAVEVETPEDYAGTVMGDLSSRRGMVQGMEDMVGGGKTIKAEVPLAEMFGYATNLRSLTQGRATYTMEFKHYSEAPKNVADEVIAARAK
- a CDS encoding response regulator transcription factor, producing the protein MKQLKVLIMVPDATIRGHSVTTMLQAGIAADGCGTPLELFKLLGDDQYDAVVLDIGELGEIGYALLSRLRASPALGIVVIGAALGVESRLRCLQSGADICLPDPVDNRELACVLLALARRLPGRMPAEADNAESVADTAGRWELRDQSWTLMSPSGVAISLSANERLVVRTLLDVTGRAVGRAELNQQLEADSNAGRTGGARSIDVIVSRLRRKAEVAGVILPIRTVYGSGYLFANQ
- a CDS encoding ABC transporter permease gives rise to the protein MSRVSRQLLHGAAGLASLLLFLALWEVLARALHVRPIMLPLPSQIGAELAADWRWYAGHAWYTLLTTLGGFAAAVVGGVLTAVLLVGSRWFESICYPLIVALNSVPKVAVAPLFVIWLGTGAEPKIAIAFLIAVFAIVVDTVHGLKSVPQDILDLGRVLKGSRRDFFFKVRPPAALPSIVTGMKVAISLALVGAIVGEFVSSQRGLGYVIMSAQGTFDTVRVFGALFVLALMGMALFGLLAWVERKATPWRRHDAGH
- the rpsG gene encoding 30S ribosomal protein S7, yielding MPRRREVPKREILPDPKFGSVELAKFMNVVMLDGKKAVAERIVYGALEQVQTKTGKEPIEVFSLAINNIKPIVEVKSRRVGGANYQVPVEVRPVRRLALAMRWLREAAKKRGEKSMDLRLAGELIDASEGRGAAMKKREDTHKMAEANKAFSHFRW